A genomic region of Trifolium pratense cultivar HEN17-A07 linkage group LG3, ARS_RC_1.1, whole genome shotgun sequence contains the following coding sequences:
- the LOC123917321 gene encoding uncharacterized protein LOC123917321 — protein MEMNDMMHRYADSGQWTGARAQEVSRLTQIWVEEYNASQLRLPPHRRDNEDVRRNKMSLAFVKNAGGPTRGRKFAAGCTSSLYASDPTGLRDVTYTSSSSSSTGRSRPTQREETDDEYEARMRATYREEFRDEFEASFDDRVDLRVQHILQEFFAQQRAPAGGGGLDHHLRLRHDKIKMPVNKNIDRI, from the exons ATGGAGATGAATGACATGATGCACCGGTATGCAGATTCCGGTCAGTGGACGGGGGCAAGGGCGCAAGAAGTGTCG agGTTGACGCAAATTTGGGTTGAAGAATATAATGCAAGCCAACTACGACTACCACCTCATAGGCGAGATAATGAGGATGTTCGTCGAAACAAGATGTCGTTGGCTTTTGTTAAGAATGCTGGTGGTCCGACTCGAGGTCGCAAATTCGCTGCTGGGTGTACATCTTCTCTATATGCAAGTGACCCAACTGGTTTGAGAGATGTCACTtacacatcttcatcttcatcgagTACAGGACGCTCTCGTCCAACTCAAAGAGAGGAAACCGATGATGAGTATGAAGCGCGAATGAGGGCCACGTATAGAGAAGAATTCCGCGATGAGTTCGAAGCATCATTTGATGACCGGGTGGACCTACGGGTCCAACATATATTGCAGGAATTCTTTGCGCAGCAGAGGGCGCcggcgggggggggggggttggatcatcatctcaggcttcggcacgacaaaatcaaaatgccggTGAACAAGAATATCGACCGGATTTGA
- the LOC123917322 gene encoding uncharacterized protein LOC123917322, producing the protein MDQTIDRWQWHPDPDIGYTVEGAYQLLTSHAFVTLGDAENLIWHSQVPLKVFIFVWRLLHDRLPTRVNLVTRGVLPFTAGTCVFGCGAAESAHHLFLSCSIAGSLWDLVRAWIGISLVDFTTLRDHFV; encoded by the exons ATG GATCAGACTAttgataggtggcagtggcatcCAGACCCTGACATAGGCTACACTGTCGAGGGAGCTTATCAGCTTTTGACTTCTCATGCCTTTGTTACTTTAGGTGATGCGGAAAACCTTATATGGCActctcaggttcctttgaaggttttcATCTTTGTGTGGCGTTTATTGCATGACAGGTTGCCAACGAGAGTAAACCTGGTCACTCGGGGTGTTTTGCCTTTTACAGCTGGCACttgtgtttttggatgtggagCGGCCGAATCGGCCCATCATTTATTTCTCTCCTGTAGTATTGCTGGATCTCTTTGGGACTTAGTTCGTGCATGGATTGGCATTTCTTTGGTGGATTTCACTACTttgcgtgatcattttgtcTAG